In Ciconia boyciana chromosome 1, ASM3463844v1, whole genome shotgun sequence, the genomic stretch CGGTATACAAGTGAGTACTGGGGTGTACAGAAAGGGCAGGGATGGGAATTGTTCCCCTCTTTGAAGGAACAATTCATAGCTTACTGCTGGAAAGAGATCACCCTTAGTCTTGTGCTGGCAGtaagaacaacaaaacacagCCAAGCTGCAGCTGCGTCATCTGAAGTGGAGGACAAGTGACTTGGGGTCATATCTGAAGTTTTTGgttgtctgtctttgttttgtcttgtgtCTCTCTTGCCCATTGTCTCTTATTTATGTAACACAATAGATTTCTGCCTGCCAGATGCTCTGCCTCGTGACAGGCTGTGGGTGAGAGGTCTGTGCTGTGGAGTGAAAACCCAGCGGCTTTGGGCAGTAGAGAGAATTTCTGTCTTTATGTGTGTGTGCCCATCCTTATCATTAAAGGACTGCTCAGAAGTAAAGAAATATCCCCgaggaccccccaccccctcaccAACCATTTAGCATCACATCAGCTTTCAGAGGGCATCTCCACTGCAGTTACCAGCGATTGGGATGGGAGATCCGGAGCACGGATGAGCCATAAAGCTTATTTATTGTGTCCTGCCAGTATCTGtgtgtgctgcagcagagcaatcAGATTTCTTAAAAGCGTAAGCTTGGATTTTTAagttgtctttgtttctctcaATGTCTTAGCTCGTGCAGTCCACCGCCTATTGGAAAACCGTCACCATGGTGTCCCCTGGCCATCCACAGTCTACCCTATTACACAGCTGACCAATACCATCATCAAGCGGGTGAATGAGGCGTCAGGCCTCTACCAGATGTTCAGTGTCCTGGCTGACATCATACTGCTGagagagtgagtgagtgagtaATTACTCCCAATGCTGCACTCCatcatttcattcctttttctttaccATTGCTTCCTGTGGTACCACCACACAAATTGCTCCGTCGCTGCCTAAGGATGTTAGCGTCACATAGGCAGCCACCTCAAAACCTGTACCACTGCTGTTGACTGGTGCCACTACGCCCAATTCTGCCAGTTGCTTCTCTCTCTTAAGGGGCTGAAATGGTCCAGACCTTCCCTCTAGGCTCAGAAGTGTACCCTTTCACTGTCCCCAGGGAAAAGCTTTCCTTGAGCAGTCTCATGTAAAGAGGAATCCCATAATCTGGGAAAATAATGGAGTCTTGTAACAGTATCTGCAGCCTTCGTAAGCTCTGCATCAAGTCCAGCCCAGATCTGAATGACCACGAAAggggccacgaaaatgatctgagggctggagcacctctcctacgaggacaggctgagagagttggggttgttcagcctggagaagagaaggctgcggggagacctttcagcagccttccagtacctaaAGGgagcctataggaaagacggggacagactttttagcaaggcctgttgtgacaggacaaagagcaatggttttaaactaagggagggcagatttagactggatttaagaaaaattttttacaatgagggtggtgaggcactggaacaggttgcccggacaggtagtggaggccccatccctgcaaacatgcaaggtcaggttggatggggctctgagcaacctgatctagttaaacacgtccctgctcttgcaggggggttggactagatggcctgcaaaggtcccttccagtccaaagcattctatgattctgtgaccaAAAATAGTTACTATCTGATGGCTCTTTGGCCGTAGAGTCGACCAGCTGAGGGGGTGTTGGATCCCAGCTGGCTTTTCTCTGGTGGAAAAGTCCAATGGTTGTGGTTGCAATTCACAGGAATGCCACAGCATTTGAATACCTGGAAGAGTACCCGGTTGGAGTCCTGGCCGAGCTGGAAATGCAGACAGGGAGAAAGGCTCCCAACGGGCTGTTTGTTGTCATCATGGAGTATGGGAGGAATTTCTCTGGGGCTGACAAGGATGTCTTCTACTACAACCGAGCCGTGGGAGAGGCACAGCACGCCTGGCAATCCAACTTTTTGCACCCTGTTATTTACTATTACAAATGCCTCCCAACAGGTAAGctttcctgcctctccctgctaATTATCTGatatgagaaaaacagagagggaTGAAGATACTTCAGAGCCAAAGAAGGGGGGGTACCTGAAGGCATTGCACACCCTTCTCCTCCAGTTCCTTCACATCCATCCTCTGGGACACCTACCACCACTGTGTGAGCTGAAGAAGAAGCTGGGAATTGGCAAGAAGTTTCCATCGGTCAGACCGATAcgaggggtggggtgggggattGTACCAGAGAATTGGAGAATACATTTGAGAATAGGAACAAACAGGTGTGCTGGGAACTGCCCCATTCCCAAAAAGAGGAACGTTGCTTTCCTTTGGCTGGCACCCTGCGTGTATTTTGCAGAGTCCTGGCAGATGAGGCTGGGCTGTTCAGTGTTACCGCCAAAAGAAAGCTGCTCTCTGTGGCTGGCCCAGGTCTGAGAGGTCACGCAGCGACAGAAGCAGCCAAAGGCAAGGGTTTGAAGATGAGTGTTAcatccagaaaacaaacacGCTCAGAATAGATTTCTTTGGGAAATGAGTGTGCTGAATCTTCATCTCCAGAAACCTAGGGTCAGGGTCTGGCCTCCCTTGCACAGAAAGAAGCGTAATGGGTAGCAGCATTAAAGCTTGAATGCAGCTCAGCCCGTCTGGCAGTCCCTGCCCAGGGGGAATGGGAGTGAAATGACAGGAAGTACTGTGGGCAGCAACAAGCGGCAGCTGTGCAGTGGCAGGGCTGTTGAGGACAGAGCTAGCAGAGGGGATTGCAAATGAAAGTAAGGTAGGGATTAAAAGGTCAGGACAAAAGCTGGAACAGCTGTCGTAGCTGCTTTCCACTCCCCAAGCtctttttaatgccattttgaTTCTGAGAGAATCCCTTAATGTTCTCTTGGCAGAGCGTGATATGAGACTTCGGCCCCCAGACTGGCCTCTCCCCCGCCCAGATGCCGTCCATCACATTGTGGAGGACTTTCTGACAGACTGGACAGCCCCGAACGCTCACATCCTGCCGCTGAGGCGTTTTTTGGAGAACTGCCTCGGCACCGACCTGCGCAATTTCTTTGCAGGTAATTTGAGCACAGGGTCaaggtggcaggaggaggagggatgcgAGGGACGTGCGACAGGAGCGATCTTTTCTGCAAATAGCTGAGATCTCCCTGTCAGTCACACCTCTTTGATGCACTCCCCAGACAGTAAAAAGTGCCGGTGCTGTTTGTATGTTCCCCAATAGCCTCTGCTCTTGCTCACCACCAGAAAGAGACTGCCCCAGGCACACACGGATTTAGGGAAAGGTGTATGAGGTTTGGTTCAATCCCTTTTCTACCTgcagctttccttcctcctccattaTCTGAATGTTACTTTGTGCCATCGGGTACCAGATCTCTTTTCATGTACTTATGATGGGATTGCTTTACCATGGGAaatgggagcactgggatgtgAGAGCTGGTCTCCCTTCCTGGTCTGAAGACTGGTCTGGGAACCTCCTGCAGGAACCCCACGTGGCACACAGAGGGAAACAATCCTGTGGTACGAAGAAGATGCCAGAGGGCTGCAAGCTCAAATCCAGCTCCTTTGCTTCTCAGAGTGCAGACAGGAGATGCCACCCTGCATCTCCTGAGCTCTGCAGTATTGAGTTGATTACACTGCTGCCATCCAGGGCAGGGTGCCGGGTGGGAAACTCCAGTCATCTTCCCTCATCGTCTCTGCCTTTTGTTCTGAATGAGTCCTCAAGAGTTTACAGGAGTTATTCTCTGCTGAGTCTGATTTTTGATCCTTTCTTCCCTCGCAGAGTCCTGTTTCCTGTTTGCCTTCACCCATCAGAAGCTGCCTCCCTTCTGTCGGCAGGGGTATGTGAGAATGCAAGGGCTTGTGGGGAGCGAGGGGCTCCGGCGCCACGCGGTAGAAGCTGGCCTGCTGGAGGATTACACTCTCACAGACTTTTTGGGTGACAGACCCCCTGACAGCCACGAAGGGTCACAGGACCAGCTGCTGAGAGATCACGCAATACCAGTTCGTCCGCTGCAGCATCTTGTTAATGCCAAGGATGAACTTTAACCTTTCTCACTCCACACTGAAACCTGTAGGTGCTGTTGTGACAATACTGTAACAGAGATCCACAGCAGGATTCTGCCCTTTCCCGCGCACCTTTTCCATCCCCGTACCTTCCACTGATCATGAGTTGCCAAAGACTTGCTCGGATCTTGCTGTTACAAAGAGGACCAACGTGCTCTGAAGGATAAGTGAGGGGCCAAAATCCAGTGATGCTGAGGCTCCTGCGTTGTCCTTGCAGAGTTCAGAGTTGCCTGAAGATGGTGTTTATGTTTATCTCACAGACCACTACCTGCAGCGATGTCCAGGGGTCAAAGAAGAGAGGGTGCAGGAACACCTGGGTAACTTAAAATGTCACATCCCTCTTCGGAGGTGACCTGCTCGCACCCTGTGGCAGCCCGGTGCAGGCTCTCTGGTCCCTGGACACCGTACACTGCGTATACTTGAAGATTTGCTTGTGTGCCGAATCCCTAAGCGGTACTCCAGGCAAACTTCACggtattttttcctgcatttgcGCTAGGGCAGTTGTAGCTTGAGTGGAGAGGGGTGGTCTTTTTTAGTTAACACGTAGGTTGGATAATTTGTCATTTCCCAGAGAGCACTACAGGAGACCCTTCCCTCCACAGAGGATAGCTTGCCTGGAACATCTGGGACAGAGACTTACACTGAGTTTGGCTCCGCTGtcctcacatttttcttctcccacacCAAGCAGCCTGAAAGGTTAGCCCCTGTCTTTTATAAAGCATGACCAGTATTTCTCCTATTTTGCACTATGTCCCATCAAGAACGTTTCAGGTGGACTTTGATGTTGTTAAAAtgcttgtcttttatttcttttattccccTCCAGTCACCTTGAGATCTTACTGGCATCGAATGGGTGCACTTTATTGCTCCCTCTGTCAGCCACCTGCATTTGTCTGTCACCTCCCTGtgggctccttccccagccctggagTTGCAAAGCAAGAGCAGTTTTGAGCTTGACCTTATGATGTCCCTGTGGTTTCTAGGAAACAGAGGAGGGGCAAGGGGGAACAGGCTTTTTACCTCCACACACATTTTCCAACCCCTTAGCATCTAGAAGGATATACCCCTCTGCACCTGTGCTTCCCGATaccccaggctgggggggggctgtaCCTCCAGGTACCTAAAACTCTCCCAATCCTTCGAattcagctgctgtttctgtaaaGCCCCAGTTCCTACCCTGCTTCTGCTTCATGCTCGGAGAGGCTGGGGGGCAGAAGAGGTGAAGGAGATGACAAATGAGTTCTTGCTCCTCTTTGGGAATACGGGGCTATGCTAGTGATGCTGCTGGAACACCTTACATGTTCACGTGCAGCTGGAAAGGGGAAACGATCACCTTCTCCGTTGGCGCCGATCAGCATCCTTCCGTGGGCTTTACGTCCCCTTGCCCCAGCTCCAAGGCCAGTCCGGGAGTGGCTCTCATGGCCTGTAGTTGTCTGGGAGGTGCCACTACTCGCCACATCCTTGGCACCGtgggctttttattttgggaTTGTCTAGGGGAAGAAAAGGGCCTGTGACTGAGCTGGGGTGACTGTCTGCCACTAAGAGCCCGTTTCACCTATTCCCGGTACGCGCTGACGGAGCGCAACGCTCTTGTGGATGCACCCCGTTTCCTCTTCCATCGTCAGACTCCCACAAGAGATCCGCAGGCTGTACATTCACAGTATATGAATATATACTTCCGGCGTGCTGCGCGCCCGTCTCCCAGGGTCGGATCTGGGCACTTGAACGCAGCGGCCTTGCTGCCGCCCGCTTCCAGGGGCTCTGCGGCGCAGGGGCGGGAGCGCCCCTCCCCCTTCCCGCCGCGCTCCTGCTGGGCCCCGTGCCGTCGGAGCCGGCGAGGGGCCGGGAGCGCCAGCCCCGAGTCGTTTTCCACCGGGCGCTGCGGTTACAAATGCCGCGGGGGGGCGAGGAGCCCGCCCGGGCGGGacggggccgccgccggggccggcgccACCTGAGGAACGTGGGCCACGCCCGGGGCCGCGCTCGCGGCGTCCATTGGAGGGCGCCGCCGCCAATCATCCGCGGCGGCTAATCAGCATCCAGGGCTCGCTCCGCGTGACACAGCCCGCCGGCACCTACAGGCCGGTGGGAAGGGGCTTGAAGGACGGCCACGACGGCCAGTCAGAGGTCGGAAATTGGGGCGGCGGCCAATCGGCGGGGAGGGTGGCCGTGCCGTTGTTCGCAGCCTTCCTGCGGCGGCGGCCAATCAGCGCGCGGGAGGGCGGGGCACTAAGCGGAAGTTTGGTTGGGCGTGGGTCACCTCCGGGCCCGCGAAggtgcggggcgggggctgcggctgTGGCTCCGGGGGTTTGGGGCGTCCCGTGGTGGGCGGGGACCCGCCGGATGGCGCCGGGGGAACGGGGCTGGAGGGGAGTCGGGCTCCCGTGGCTGGGGGGTCCTGCCctctggggctggaggagcggTGGGGCCCCTGtggcttggggggggggctgtccTTTCCCACTGGGTTGGGGAGCTGAGGGGGAACTCCATGGCTGGGGGGCCCTGTCCCACtgatgggagctgctgggaccCTCTGGCTGAAGGAGCCGTGCCCCATGGTATCAGGGGAAGGGGGGTCCCGTGGCCGGGAGAGCTCCCCTATGGGTGGGAAGGAACGGGCCGGGGGGAGGGCTGTGCTCTGTAGGGCTGGAGGAAATGGGGACCCTGTGCCTGGGGCGGGTGCCCTGCCCCATAGAGATGGGGAGGAAACTGGGGGCTCCATGGCAGGTGGGACCccacagctgtggggctggagctgcagtgGGGTGGCAAGGGCTGGGTGTAGGGGCAGTAAGCACTCCCATGCCATGCCCAATATGTTTCTGTCTAGGGCACCCCCTGGCTTGGGGGCTACCCTGCTGAGGGGACTCTGAGTGGGGCACTGCTGCAGTGGGACCGGCCATGGGGTGCCCCCATCCCAcatacctcctcctcctctccccacagaTGGCCCAGAGGCTGGCACTCCGGCGGCTGCTGTCCCTCACCCCCAGGACACTACCCCCACAGGGCCCCCTGGCACTGTGTgctcccccggcaccccccaGCAGGGCCTTCAGCACCTCAGCAGGCTGCAGGAGCACCTTCACCGTGCAGGATGGCAGCGACTTCCAGGACCGGGTGTTGAACAACCCTAAACCTGTTGTGGTGGACTTCCATGCGCAGTAAGTTCCCCCCTGCCACGGCTCTTGCACCTCTCTCTGCCGTCACGTGTGCAGGTGtgtccctgctgctttcctgacACAGTGGCACTCTGGGTGCACCAGGGATGTGAGTGTGCCTGAGGGCTTCCCAAGCTGTGGAGCTGCCAACCGCCCTGCCGGGTATCTGGTGTTAAAAGGCGCTTTTTCCCCTACGGCACAATCCACAGAAGTTTCACTCGTCAGGTTGCATCACTGTAGGTGTAGCTACACCCTGCAGAAGCATAAAATACAAGTGCCAGGAAGGCGTTCCCCAGGGTGGTGTAGCTGTACCTCCCAAGTGGCCTTGGCCCTGGCATTGCATCATCCTGCAAAAGATACATCACGAAAAAGCTCTGATATCTCCCTTTTTCAGCTTCATGGATTAAATGTCCTCTTAAAAGCACTATATGATGTTAACAGCTGTGGAAGAACACTGCACGTGGTATACCCCTGCACCATCATGTTGTGtctttccagttttcttatGCTGTGTGCTCTTGAGGCAGGGCTCTTGACAGCAAATGCCTTTATGTATTAATAACAGCCAGGTGATACCAATGGCAGCATTTGCtatcaataaaaatgttgtCATCCTCTTGCCAGTAAAAATATTCCTAGATGTTATCTGCTGGATTAACAATGCTGattatctttgttttctcaCATATTTCCATAGTTCCGCAGTGCTGTCATGTGAGCCTGTTGTGGCTGATTCTGGGCAAACAGAGTATGAAACGGCCTGAAAACTTCTGCTCTAAATAGACCAAACTGACAAACCAAAATGAATGTTAATAGGAATCACCCAGGGAGGAGAGTACAAATGATTGAAAGCCTAAAACCTGATACGGAGGGAGGCTGAGGAAGAACAAAGTTTACcagagctttaattttaaaagaaaagggcaCTTAAAGTTTTCACTCATGTTTTCCTTGAACTGAGTAAGTTCGTGCCATCCTAACTGGTGCAGTTAGAGGATGCAGGGGGTGTTCTCTATGTACAGGGCCTTGCAGAGTTTGCTGTTGCTGCACCTGGGTTTGGAACAGGTGGTCTCCCTTTGAACAGATGCGATGCCTCTATGAGTTTTGCAGCTAAAGGGGAATTTCTGTAAACCCTCCAATGAGTGCAGAGGGGAAGTCTATGATCTGATGATTGGCATAAACCGATCTGAGTGTGGACTGCGACCCCTGCACCCGGCAGTGACACTCACTCTACGGCAGCTTTGAGGTCAGCAGGGTCACAGCTCTGCACGTACGCACCAGCGAGGATGCAAAGCAGGGTAGGGATGAACGGCTGAGAAGAGGGGGCAGGAGGACCACCAAGGCTGGCAGAGCAGACTGCGGTGTGATTGAAATGACATCAAAAGCACCATGAATGCTGAATGGTGACCTCTTCTTCCACTCAGCCCCCACCACCACACAGCAAAAAACCTTTGACAGCTCCTTTGTGAGAGAAATGTTTTTCGAAGCCATGGCTCAGGAATGGTGGTTCCAGGCTGACTCCTGAATGGAACGGCGATGGTGGTAAAGGCACTGGCATACCAGCAAGCCTTCCAcggctgctgctgtgcttgccGCCTCTAATgtcccctctcctctttctccatcaGGTGGTGTGGCCCCTGCAAGATCCTAGGCCCCAGGTTAGAGAAGATGGTGGCcaagcaggaggggaaggtgcTGATGGCCAAAGTGGACATTGACGATCACACAGACCTTGCTATTGAGTACGAGGTAGGAGCTGGAAGAGCGCGGACTTTCTTTTGCTGGTGATGCAAAGAAGGTCCCTCGCTAGGGAGAGGTGTGCCCGCACGGCAGCGGCattggtggggaggggaagcccCGTGCGTACAGGTTCCTGATCCCTCAGGTCGCTCATTAGTAGGTGGATTTCACTGCTTGGgtctcctccagctctgctgctcgTGCTCAGTATCCCCACCTCTAATTCTGCAGAAAGGTATACTGTAAGCCTTGCAGTCATCTGTCAATGTAAACGCTTGCCTGGCCTTGAGAAGCCGGCAGCATTTTACTGTGTGCATGGGCTGCTCAGGTGCAGGGCAGGAACATGAAGTAACAAGCCCAGTCTGCTCTGCTCTTGAACGTGGTTCTTTGTGCAGCCAGCctgtcctctccttcccttccttgttCAAGATTTCTTGCTGAGTGATAATGTCCTATCCTTAAGCTGCAGCACAAGGAGAAACCGTGGGTTTTGTTTGGACAGGTAGAAGCCAGGTCAGAGAACGCACATTAGCAACAGGAGCATGCATCCCGCTCTCGACAAGCGCAGACCTTGGTGCTTAGGCTAGTGTTTTACACGCCTGTTGGGTGTGTTCCCTGTGCTGCCTTGCTCCCAGAGTGACTGGAGAAGGCCACGGCTTTggtttacattattttttccccgTGTCAGTGATTAGGTAGtttaagaaacacaaaaaccccTTTGACGACTGTGCTTGCCTCCGTTGTCTCTCCTTGTAAACAAGAACTCAGTCTATGGAGTTGGGGCatcctgctgctgtgttttacaGTTTTACAGGAAGAGAGTGCTTAATTTTCACTTGTATATCACGTAGATTGATCTGCTCCCGCTCTGCAGACGAAGTCCTGCTCCCAGGGCGGAGGCTAGCGCAGGAAGCTCCTCAAGTTGCCCAGCAAAGTGTGAACCATCTCCTGAGCAAGCTGTCATTTTGTTGAGCCCAGAGGAGATGCTCTGTGCCGTTCCCACACCCTACTGtgctggaaggagaaggaagtggAAACAGCTTGTTCCCTCCCACTCTTTCCTGAGGAGATctttctgcctgtgctgtggtGGCATGTCCACCCAGATGGCACCCACAAATGTGACTTGCAGCTTCCACAAGCTGAGCATGAGAGCCTCCGGTGCTGCTCTCGATGGTGGTGCACGCACAGATATGGCCCAGGCCAAGGAGGGTGGCTACTGGCTCCTGAGCAGGGCTGCGTGTTGCAAGCCCAAAGGCTGCGTAGCTCAAGGGTGCTGGTGAGAAGAAGTTGAAGAGGGTGAGGTTGTTTCTGCGGTGGTCAGAAAGTGCATAAATCCTAATAGATGCAGGCAAGGCTCTGGTAGCACCCATCCTAAGGAGGAAAGAATAGAGATTATTAGCTTAACTCTTGTGTTGTTCCAAGCCTTTCAGTAGATCGAATTAGCTGGGATTACAAGAGGATAATCTCAGATGACTGGAAAACGGCAAATggagtgtgtgcatgtgaagAAAGGTCTTTAAAAAGAGGCTTAGAGTTCCCAAGTTGTGCAGGTTTGATGACACGCTACGTGTGCTCTCCCACCAGAtggtgagtgagcagctgcacAGCCTGCTGTGTACATGCGTTTGTCTGCAGGGTCTGTCTGTCTGGCAGCCCTGGTGGCATaggtgcaggcaggatggaggcTGCAGGCAAGGGCCGGCTTCCAGCAATTTATCTGGAGCCTTATATACAAACAGGatgaagtttttgttttgcaggaggGCCTGGGGATCATCGCTGCGTCCTCCGCTCTTGGAGTGATGTGTGCATCTGGTCTTGACCATTATCCCCGTGGCTAAAACCCCATCCCTAGGTAGTGTCTGTGAGTAGGATAGCTGCAAATGGGTAGGGGTAAAGGAGAAATTTTTGCTTTGATCTTCATAGTTTGGGGCATCCTTTTCAAGGCAGAGGTTTGGTTCATGTGCTGAGCACATGCTTGGTTTTGCTTCATCTTCTGGGAAGTTGCCACTTAAGGAGATGTGAGCATAAGGGCTGATGGGAAGACACAAAGTTGAGATCAAAGAGGGACCAAAGGTAGTGTTTGGGAGAGATCAGGGAAAACAAAGGTGGTATTTGGGAGGGATCAGGAaagatatatttgttttaaagccatTCCGTTGGGGATCAGATGTCTGCAGGCTGAGAAAGTTTTTGTTTCGGGGGTTTTCAGCATCCATGCCACCCCCACAACTCCTCCACTAGCTGCCAGGAAGCCTCCTTCCATCCATGTTTATTCACCTGCCCACGCACACAGACCCTGGCTTGCTGCCCGATTGCACAATGTCCTCTTCAGCAGCCTCCTTGGCGCAGGGGGAGGCAGCACGAGGGGGAGAGACCCCCTGGAAGAGCCAAGGAATGCCGGCGCATTCCTTCACGCATGCTGCTGTCTGCCCTTGGCTCCCAGCCGTCCTGGCTTAGCACGAAGCAAGGACGTGTTTCCTGGAACTAGAAGTGTCCCCGGCGCCCTGCCCCATCCGGTTATGTCCAGCACAAAAGTTCTTTCTCTGGGGATTCCTCCTTTTATCTAACACCTTTCATCTCTGGTTGTGGCCTTTCTCCGCTGCTCCAGCCCGCTCCTGACCTCTCGACCCGAGAgcagaaggggagaaggaatACTTTTGTTTAATCTGTCATCTCTTAAAATTCTTTAGATTCATCTCTTGCCTTGGCCCCTTGCCCACGTGCGTGGCCACTGGGAAAGTGCAGCCCCTTCTCTGGCCACTGCAGGTGGGCAGCTCGGGAGAGCTGCTGGGTACAGGGACGGTCGTTCATCAGCGGAGCTTGGTCCTGTGTTATGCCTCATTCTGAAGCCTGGGTGAAATCCTTCCCCCTGCTCCATTGTGTGGTATCTGAGCTTGTATAAAAGCCCAAGTTCAGACGGGAGAGAAACCCCTTGGTATGGGTGCTGCCAAGAACAGCCTAAATGGCCACGTTTGTTTATGTATCTATGTGGTCAGCGCTGATCAAAAGCAGCCTGACTTTCTCTCTAGAAATCCTCTTAAGGAAGGAGGAGGGTTTGTTTAGGTTTAGTGCAGATGAGACCCGAAAAGAAAGAAAGGCCCCAAATTTGCATTCTAGAAATTTCCATGACATTTGCTTctcaagcagcaaaacaaagtatGTGCTCCGTTAATGGGCTGCCCTTGCTGCAGCTAGCAGGAAGGAAGCTGTCAAAAGCGTCATGTTTTCTAGGCAGAGGCAAGTTGCTCAGTGCCCCTGGTACCCAGCTCTGCAGCGCCAGCCCCAGACCTGCCACCCATTCTCAGGGTTTGCTCACCAGCacaaaaaggggaagaaatggaGGGATCGATGTGAAGCTTGTGGGTGTGCTGGTCAGCATGCAGAGCCCTGTAACTTGGTGTTAGCTGCTTCTCTGTAGTGCTTCAGAGTTGCCTGTTCCTCACTCAGGCTGTAATGGCCTGATGCTTGCTGTTGCTGGTTGGGCATGCTGGTTTTTTTGGATGGACCTGGGGCAACTCTGCTCATTATTAACCCACtttggaaaacagagggaaGTTCAGTGGAGCTTTGCCCTTCTCAGGGAGGGAGAGACTAGTTGAGTACAGTGCTAGTACCGTCCTTTCTCACCCCTAAAATCACAAGGGAGCATGTTGGCAGCACCATCAC encodes the following:
- the TXN2 gene encoding thioredoxin, mitochondrial isoform X2; translation: MAQRLALRRLLSLTPRTLPPQGPLALCAPPAPPSRAFSTSAGCRSTFTVQDGSDFQDRVLNNPKPVVVDFHAQWCGPCKILGPRLEKMVAKQEGKVLMAKVDIDDHTDLAIEYEVSAVPTVLAMKNGDVVDKFVGIKDEDQLEAFLKKLIGA
- the TXN2 gene encoding thioredoxin, mitochondrial isoform X1, with product MGAAGTLWLKEPCPMMAQRLALRRLLSLTPRTLPPQGPLALCAPPAPPSRAFSTSAGCRSTFTVQDGSDFQDRVLNNPKPVVVDFHAQWCGPCKILGPRLEKMVAKQEGKVLMAKVDIDDHTDLAIEYEVSAVPTVLAMKNGDVVDKFVGIKDEDQLEAFLKKLIGA